One Haloarchaeobius amylolyticus DNA window includes the following coding sequences:
- a CDS encoding DEAD/DEAH box helicase, whose amino-acid sequence MKNPERHAETIRTAYQRYLEGRNGRSARSVATRLRPDAAGEDTLTGMRGPYLQALPVANWSDTDWQSFARSQSLHPNVRRAFHEEGFQRLYDFQERSVETILDSENTVITAATGRGKTEAWLIPILDQIVKEKRNGVTDGRTSTKALLLYPTKALAQDQFKRLVQILYRINRNLRQKEWVTVGIYDGDTPRHIFEDEAQGYLNRTFEHFGCPGCNDDLEKCQSCGQGVFVERTTDDFKLRPDKPECETDEDHRVPLNFVRMTRNGLMDEGADIVLTNPDTLNYRLFNINAETEHETFVTDPDFLVFDEVHTYDGLLGSYTATLVKRLRQRRQAEGCDSLQVIGSSATVDNDVELFRQVSGAQSVASVSEDPTSLSARPPTEVPQSLYDDRVSIGEILDAGRGRGHVPQLGEIDLEVPESGSLDNDRLRDRVADELFDTLRAEDVDDPVVQTVQTLHEELRTDPRPPNEFRGWVAEEFNLEDDQAEVLVDNFQTIGQFSGLLESRHHLFSWPLDGFYTCSACTAVYRSPQESCEVCDSQFVTRATYCSQCDDEYLLAQACSQCDQLTPYVHTEEGLIGESRDQACPYCDASTGSQIAMHTVLFRPVQECGDCGQHRERSVTGSCSACGSPGVPTTDGQFVCRNPDCEQNWERETACGRCGSDNWTATVASEPVDCPDCGAEHESNTLPLTCECGETVANTRLVPWSCTHCETLHWGRDPPETCSCGSDAFVKQGLFDLSNTLECENCGDVYLPGWSCSCDDPAPSTNQNPYRRYKTWLGDGMVASPLTHDDATPCEHDLWSTVVGDAFSELMRSPTNVSVTTTQYLLRNVADTEGFDAAKLLAFSDSHSDMKDLDRSFTDPEVDSALDQLVLCALELCRAEADLEALDSETLQTLRPGSSVDECESPWVSLAAVVEMANDLIDVLEVELTGESAIAHSAPDLREVILGTSHVRDKREAVREKLRRRALQTVGERGSPGHGSLETAGLLDVRLHPSAKEALEPSHRRVLAALVDSGDGVERDDRRLDGVHGNAIEELVDGGVLEIDDGRLWLDPSTVEVARPEDGTVAYDPGRDDYYSQLHAEFGDIDDIVSCPDSIEDRADPDNPRFTDRAYTATNSRLTMLLSELYFGATPKMRRREIEHQFRDEPYPHFLSSGPTMELGVDIGSLDALLLNGTPPNMNAYLQRVGRAGRSSHSSLVHSVSQRNPIDYYYYDEPTELITADEQPVPLNEHNERVLGISLAWAVLDYIAMTYTIPWNVTRHSVSGGEEIRLKEDAAPNVRENAAKFSQLLAKSVGELGLGTDASRLRPLGTLIADDEAGVREYLTDLLDYAYCPTCARHYDRERSNEECSAGDCDGLLVDAVDEYGSLVDDAIEAVTDVYVNGFERRVNQLEQRIARYEDRLERLDVELDDADPDETRRLEAELDQVEARVDVLRQYRRDLSSDSFYTVLDEEFGEYAFNLRSVSDNVDISVVDETGDPERIGGENGGRASRLALTEVHPYAAYLHDRRPHVVARVHTDDKKSEDIRERIDEVSGSDTNSPASYEYICQGCGAVVADPDTACECSDDTDYLERRFFALDSVEATLDTQRLPNGRDTAGSMYEKTGTRVQNTFALRETEILAFDATEQFRLEADDGSYVGTLAYGDYDILEYTGSCRAKYKNGSIDEAATQFRLCDEPDCSGIIYNGEDEQDVCSVNPEHRPEDGSNSVLARFGYQYETEGVRLTLADHDIEVTHSLAHGLRLGLQKLSGVTIRDVNEYIGADHVDVFDAQEGGAAVSRALVTRRDGTYRNFEIARSLMAQQFDCECDNGCPRCLYQYGCAKRNDPNSLARQHVRELLADGLNLVSSGQ is encoded by the coding sequence ATGAAGAATCCCGAACGCCACGCTGAAACGATTCGAACTGCCTACCAGCGATACCTCGAAGGTCGGAACGGCCGTAGTGCGCGGAGTGTCGCGACACGTCTGCGACCGGACGCTGCGGGCGAGGACACACTCACCGGGATGCGCGGGCCGTACTTGCAGGCGCTACCGGTGGCGAACTGGAGTGATACCGACTGGCAATCATTCGCCCGGTCGCAATCGTTGCATCCGAACGTCCGTCGTGCCTTCCACGAGGAGGGCTTTCAGCGACTCTACGATTTCCAGGAGCGGAGCGTAGAGACGATTCTCGATAGCGAGAACACAGTCATCACAGCAGCGACTGGCCGCGGAAAGACCGAGGCGTGGCTCATCCCGATTCTAGACCAGATTGTCAAGGAGAAACGGAACGGGGTTACAGACGGACGGACATCCACGAAGGCGTTGCTTCTGTATCCAACGAAGGCTCTGGCCCAAGACCAGTTCAAGCGACTCGTCCAGATCCTCTACCGAATCAACCGGAACCTCCGGCAAAAAGAGTGGGTGACGGTTGGGATCTACGACGGCGACACCCCACGCCACATATTCGAGGATGAGGCACAGGGCTACCTCAATCGGACGTTCGAACACTTTGGCTGCCCAGGGTGTAACGACGACCTGGAGAAGTGCCAGAGCTGTGGACAGGGAGTGTTCGTCGAGCGAACGACCGACGATTTCAAACTTCGCCCGGACAAGCCTGAATGCGAGACCGATGAGGACCACCGTGTCCCGCTGAATTTCGTCCGGATGACGCGCAACGGGCTGATGGATGAGGGAGCCGACATCGTCCTGACGAATCCTGACACCCTGAACTACCGATTGTTCAACATCAACGCAGAGACGGAACACGAGACGTTCGTCACCGACCCCGACTTCTTGGTCTTCGACGAGGTTCACACCTACGACGGTTTGCTCGGGAGCTATACAGCAACGCTCGTCAAACGCCTCCGCCAGCGTCGGCAGGCAGAGGGCTGTGACAGCCTCCAGGTAATCGGGAGCTCCGCGACGGTAGACAACGACGTCGAATTGTTCCGCCAAGTCAGTGGCGCACAGTCGGTCGCGTCAGTCAGCGAAGACCCGACATCTTTGTCAGCCCGGCCGCCGACAGAGGTTCCTCAATCGCTGTACGACGATCGAGTCTCCATCGGTGAAATCCTCGACGCGGGGCGCGGAAGAGGCCACGTGCCACAACTCGGTGAGATCGACCTTGAGGTTCCCGAGAGCGGCAGCCTAGATAACGACCGCCTCCGCGACCGCGTCGCCGATGAACTGTTCGATACACTACGTGCTGAAGATGTGGACGACCCCGTCGTACAAACCGTCCAGACACTGCACGAGGAACTCCGTACAGACCCGAGACCGCCAAACGAGTTCAGGGGCTGGGTTGCAGAGGAATTCAACCTCGAGGATGATCAGGCAGAGGTCCTCGTCGATAACTTCCAGACCATCGGTCAGTTCTCTGGGCTGCTCGAGAGTCGTCACCACCTCTTCTCCTGGCCTCTTGACGGTTTCTACACCTGTTCAGCCTGTACCGCCGTCTATCGGTCGCCACAGGAGAGCTGTGAGGTATGTGATTCGCAGTTCGTCACCAGAGCTACCTACTGTAGCCAGTGCGACGACGAATATCTCCTCGCACAAGCGTGCTCACAGTGTGACCAGTTGACCCCGTACGTCCACACAGAGGAGGGCCTCATCGGTGAAAGCCGTGACCAGGCATGCCCATACTGTGACGCATCGACAGGCAGCCAGATTGCGATGCATACCGTCCTGTTCCGACCGGTCCAAGAGTGTGGAGACTGTGGACAGCACCGGGAACGAAGCGTAACCGGGAGCTGTTCTGCCTGCGGTTCACCCGGTGTTCCGACGACCGACGGGCAGTTCGTCTGTCGGAATCCCGATTGCGAGCAGAACTGGGAACGCGAGACCGCTTGTGGCCGCTGTGGGAGTGATAATTGGACTGCCACCGTAGCCTCTGAACCAGTCGATTGCCCTGACTGTGGTGCGGAACATGAGAGCAACACCCTTCCACTGACGTGTGAATGTGGCGAGACAGTGGCGAATACTCGCCTCGTTCCGTGGAGTTGCACGCATTGCGAGACACTTCACTGGGGACGCGACCCGCCAGAGACCTGTTCCTGTGGCAGTGACGCGTTCGTCAAGCAAGGGCTATTCGATCTCTCGAACACTCTTGAGTGCGAAAACTGTGGAGACGTCTACCTCCCAGGCTGGTCCTGTAGTTGTGACGACCCCGCTCCATCCACGAACCAGAATCCGTACCGACGGTACAAGACCTGGTTAGGTGACGGAATGGTTGCTTCTCCGCTGACCCACGACGATGCGACCCCCTGTGAGCACGATCTCTGGTCGACAGTCGTTGGCGACGCCTTCAGCGAACTGATGCGCAGTCCGACCAACGTCTCGGTCACTACCACGCAGTATCTGCTCCGGAACGTCGCCGACACGGAAGGCTTCGACGCTGCAAAACTGCTCGCGTTCTCCGATTCGCACAGCGACATGAAAGACCTCGATCGGTCGTTCACCGACCCCGAGGTCGATTCGGCACTCGACCAGTTAGTGCTCTGTGCACTAGAACTATGCCGTGCCGAGGCCGACCTGGAAGCACTTGACAGCGAGACACTTCAGACCCTTCGTCCTGGCAGCAGTGTAGATGAATGTGAGTCTCCGTGGGTGTCGCTGGCGGCTGTCGTTGAGATGGCGAACGATCTTATCGACGTTCTGGAAGTGGAACTCACCGGGGAGAGTGCGATAGCGCACTCCGCGCCTGACCTACGGGAAGTGATTCTCGGAACGAGTCATGTCAGGGACAAACGAGAAGCAGTCCGCGAGAAACTACGACGAAGGGCACTCCAGACTGTCGGCGAACGGGGGTCTCCTGGACACGGTTCGCTGGAGACCGCTGGTCTCCTCGATGTCCGACTCCATCCCAGTGCGAAAGAGGCCCTCGAACCGTCACACAGACGCGTACTGGCGGCGCTGGTTGACTCTGGTGACGGTGTCGAACGAGACGACAGACGACTCGATGGTGTCCACGGGAACGCGATAGAAGAGCTGGTCGACGGAGGAGTGCTCGAAATCGACGATGGCCGACTATGGCTCGACCCATCCACGGTGGAGGTGGCGCGACCAGAAGATGGCACCGTAGCCTATGATCCGGGTCGCGATGACTATTACTCGCAACTCCACGCAGAATTCGGCGACATCGACGACATAGTCTCTTGCCCAGACAGCATCGAAGACCGCGCAGACCCCGACAACCCGCGGTTCACCGATCGGGCGTATACAGCGACAAACTCTCGACTCACGATGCTCCTGAGTGAGTTGTACTTCGGAGCAACCCCAAAGATGCGCCGCCGAGAAATCGAACACCAGTTCCGGGACGAGCCATACCCGCACTTCCTCTCCTCGGGTCCGACGATGGAACTCGGGGTGGATATCGGGTCACTCGACGCGTTGCTATTGAACGGGACGCCGCCGAACATGAATGCGTACTTGCAACGTGTTGGTCGTGCGGGCCGGAGCTCGCATTCGTCGCTCGTCCATAGCGTCAGCCAGCGCAACCCCATCGACTACTACTACTATGATGAACCGACCGAACTCATCACCGCCGATGAGCAACCGGTTCCACTAAACGAACATAACGAACGCGTCCTCGGTATCTCGCTCGCGTGGGCTGTCCTGGACTATATCGCGATGACCTACACCATCCCGTGGAACGTGACCCGTCACAGCGTCAGTGGTGGTGAAGAGATCAGGCTGAAAGAGGACGCGGCCCCAAACGTCCGCGAGAACGCGGCGAAGTTCTCACAGTTACTGGCGAAATCGGTCGGTGAACTCGGTCTAGGGACAGACGCTTCGCGACTCCGACCACTCGGGACGCTCATCGCTGATGACGAGGCAGGCGTCCGTGAGTACCTCACCGATCTCCTCGACTACGCGTACTGTCCCACCTGTGCCCGGCACTACGACCGAGAGCGCTCCAACGAGGAATGTTCAGCGGGGGACTGTGACGGCCTACTCGTCGACGCAGTCGACGAATACGGGTCGCTAGTTGACGACGCGATTGAAGCGGTCACCGACGTCTACGTCAACGGATTCGAGCGCCGGGTCAACCAACTCGAGCAGCGGATTGCCCGTTACGAAGACCGACTCGAACGGCTCGATGTCGAACTCGATGATGCTGACCCGGACGAGACGCGACGCCTCGAAGCGGAACTCGACCAAGTAGAAGCACGCGTCGACGTCCTCAGGCAGTACAGGCGTGACCTCTCCAGTGACTCGTTTTACACCGTCCTCGATGAAGAGTTCGGTGAGTATGCGTTCAATCTCCGGTCGGTCTCTGACAACGTCGACATCAGCGTCGTCGACGAAACGGGCGATCCCGAGCGGATCGGGGGCGAAAACGGCGGCCGTGCGAGTCGTCTCGCACTGACCGAGGTCCACCCATACGCCGCGTATCTGCACGACCGCCGCCCCCACGTCGTTGCCCGGGTCCATACAGACGACAAGAAGTCAGAGGATATCCGCGAACGAATCGATGAGGTAAGCGGGTCGGATACAAATAGCCCAGCCAGTTACGAATACATCTGTCAAGGCTGTGGGGCCGTCGTGGCAGACCCTGACACGGCCTGTGAGTGCTCGGACGACACCGACTATCTGGAACGTCGGTTCTTCGCACTCGATTCGGTCGAAGCGACCCTCGATACCCAACGGCTCCCCAATGGACGTGATACAGCTGGGTCGATGTACGAAAAGACCGGGACCCGAGTTCAGAATACCTTCGCATTGCGGGAGACCGAAATCCTCGCATTCGACGCCACGGAGCAGTTCCGTCTGGAAGCTGACGACGGGTCATACGTGGGGACACTCGCATATGGTGACTACGACATCCTCGAATACACCGGGTCGTGTCGGGCAAAATACAAGAACGGCAGTATCGACGAAGCAGCGACCCAGTTCCGGCTGTGCGATGAGCCGGACTGTTCAGGTATCATTTACAATGGCGAAGACGAACAGGATGTGTGTTCGGTGAACCCCGAGCACCGGCCCGAAGATGGCTCAAATTCGGTTCTGGCCCGTTTCGGATACCAGTATGAGACCGAGGGTGTCCGTCTCACGCTCGCCGACCACGACATCGAGGTTACACACTCGCTCGCACACGGTCTCCGCCTCGGGCTGCAGAAACTCTCCGGTGTCACTATCCGCGATGTCAACGAGTACATTGGTGCCGACCACGTCGATGTCTTCGACGCCCAAGAGGGCGGCGCGGCCGTCTCACGAGCCCTAGTCACCAGACGAGACGGGACCTACCGGAACTTCGAGATTGCGCGCTCACTGATGGCACAACAGTTCGATTGTGAGTGCGACAACGGGTGCCCTCGCTGTCTCTACCAGTACGGGTGTGCAAAACGGAACGACCCGAACTCCCTCGCTCGCCAGCACGTCCGTGAACTCCTTGCTGACGGACTGAACCTCGTCTCTTCAGGACAGTGA
- a CDS encoding BREX system ATP-binding domain-containing protein, which translates to MSTNDPFSISDQQTDYSALGLESNPFPYSPVPADDPDIYCGQEHVAEAVGETISTMLSTGKSKHLVVTGKYGNGKSHTLKYARSLVRDREDVIAGYVAQPGEGFLDIYHEFIYDLGFDRIQDLAYEYMAEVTRKTTEFNPISANAMRSLIDEGKVLLSELVPKTVQRLSDVTKFADFARAIVHMVYDDTNLYAWQWLTAEGIRYEQRKEMEIHSALDDDTSGVRAFTALKNLLIDLKYVGVFVFVDEFESISRLSSKNKQSALNSIRHLMDQNSSGLSLLFGCAPEVWQDVMSEYHAFSERIGQEVALRPLTSEHIQQLVASYLDSVREEQTGSIEPFTENGLDVLLQRSQGNIRQVLSSCSVVIDDLVATGRSKATEEVIIDSLG; encoded by the coding sequence ATGAGCACCAACGACCCCTTCAGCATCAGCGACCAGCAGACGGATTACTCGGCCCTCGGCCTCGAATCGAATCCCTTCCCCTACAGCCCAGTCCCAGCCGATGACCCGGACATCTACTGTGGACAGGAACACGTCGCCGAGGCTGTCGGTGAGACCATCTCGACGATGCTCTCGACGGGGAAGTCGAAACACCTCGTCGTCACGGGCAAGTACGGCAACGGGAAATCACACACGCTGAAATATGCCCGGTCGCTCGTCCGGGACCGAGAGGACGTCATCGCAGGTTACGTCGCTCAACCGGGTGAAGGCTTCCTGGACATCTACCACGAGTTCATCTATGACCTCGGCTTCGACCGTATTCAGGACCTTGCATACGAGTACATGGCTGAGGTTACCCGGAAGACAACTGAATTCAACCCGATCAGCGCGAATGCGATGCGTTCACTCATCGATGAAGGGAAAGTCCTCCTTTCGGAGCTCGTTCCGAAGACGGTCCAACGACTTAGCGACGTAACTAAATTCGCCGATTTCGCCCGGGCGATTGTCCATATGGTCTACGACGACACGAATCTCTATGCGTGGCAGTGGCTGACCGCCGAGGGTATCCGGTACGAGCAACGCAAGGAGATGGAGATTCACTCTGCACTCGACGACGATACCTCCGGAGTGCGGGCGTTCACCGCCCTCAAGAATCTCCTCATCGATCTCAAGTACGTCGGCGTCTTCGTGTTTGTCGACGAGTTCGAGAGTATCTCACGCCTCTCTTCGAAGAATAAGCAGTCGGCACTGAACAGTATCCGCCATCTGATGGACCAGAACAGTTCGGGACTGAGTCTGCTCTTTGGCTGTGCTCCCGAAGTCTGGCAGGACGTGATGAGCGAATACCACGCTTTCTCCGAGCGAATTGGGCAAGAAGTCGCACTTCGTCCATTGACCAGTGAACACATTCAACAGCTCGTTGCCTCGTATCTCGATTCAGTCCGTGAGGAACAGACCGGGTCGATCGAACCGTTCACCGAGAACGGACTTGACGTGCTATTGCAGCGGAGCCAGGGGAACATTCGACAGGTACTCTCCTCTTGCAGTGTGGTCATCGACGATTTGGTCGCGACCGGTCGGTCGAAAGCGACCGAAGAGGTGATTATCGACAGCCTCGGCTGA